TCAGCACCGGGGCGATTGTGCCGGTTTCCGAAACGCTGGCCAGTTCGTCATATTGCTGCGGCGGAATGCCGAGGCCGAACAGTGAGCTTTTGCGATTGGTCAGCCAGCGGATAACAGGCTTTTCAAACAGCGGCGCGATGCGGGTCTCGAAAAACTGCCGCTGTTCGCGCGGGGTCCGGCATTGGGTGATTTCTTCCAGCTTGACGCCGTGCAGGCGGGCCAGAAGATGTGTGGCGGTGATGAAGCGGCCCAGCAGGCCGGTGCGGTAGAAATTTCCGTTAAACACCCGGATGCGGCGGCGTCCGGTCAACGTGCGGCGGCTCCAGTAGCGCCGCGTGGTGGCGTCCAGATGCGGTGCCACATATTGCTCGACCATGGAGGCATTGCTGCGGGCATTGTCGGTGCCCAACAGTCGCACCACGGCGGTGTGGTCGGGCAGATGCCGGAAGGCGGCCAGTTTCAGCTTGTTGAGGGCGATGTGATGCGGATTGAGATCGACGACATCGATGCTGTCAGGTTCCCGTGACAGATAGGCCAGCATGTTGCAGCCGCCAGAGCCGATGGTGACGACGCGGTGGCCAGCGGCAAGCTGCATGGCCTGCATATCGACATCCGGGTCTTCCCAGATCTGCGGATAGACCAGGCCGGAAAACAGCAGGCCGAACAACCGCTCCGACAGGCCCTTACGTGACAGCGCATTGTGTTGAAGCAGCGCCGATTTCAGCTTCTGGTTTTTGCGGAATCCGGCATCTGGAACAAGTTCTGTCATGTGAAGGGTGCCCCGTTCTGAAGTTTTTATCGGAATAGTGGCTGTCCACTACAGTTTGATGACGGGGGCTGTTGACCAGTGGCTGGGCTGTGCGCCCAGGGAAAATCCCATGGTTTTTCAACCGTCATACCCTTTCATGCCCGCTGTAATCATGCTTGCATGCAGACCTCGTGTGGCGGGTTGTGAAACAGAATCACTTTTCCGCTCCAGGTTATTGTTTAAGCATCGGATTTTCCGGACATCGGTTCCCAGTTCCCGATCCGCGACACCATCCGGCGCGGGAGGAAATCGTATGCGTTTGCTGATCAGGTTTGTCCAAGGACTGCTGCTTGCTGTCCTGGTGGTTATCGTCGGGGCTGCCACGTGGCTTTGGCTGGCTCCGCCGGAATTACTGCGAGTCGGGACAGGCTACGCCGCCAAAATTGTCTGCTCCAACGTGTTTATCGCCAAGCGTGATCCGATGGATGTTTTGTCTGAGGATGTACAGGCGCCAGGCCATCCGCTGTTGCGTTTCCTGCGGCTGGATGTGGATCGGGATGCAGGCATGGTCACGGCCTATATGTTTGGGGCTTTTGCCCCCAGCACAGCCATTGCCCGGCCGGGTCTGGGCTGCGCCAACGTTCCCGATGGAAAAATCGATGCGGCTCGCAAGGTGCATCTGCCGCAGCCGCTTGCGGCTTCGTCAGCCCCGAACCCGAACCCAGCCCCCTGGCCGGAAGGAACGGGCGCACCGCACACCGACCCGGTGCTGGCGGGCATTCTTGCTGATCCAGCCCTGACCGGGCCATCGATGCGGGCCACATTGGTGATTCGGGATGGGGAGTTGCTTGGTGAGGCCTATGGTCCGGGATTTGGGCCCGATACGCCGCTGATCGGCTGGTCGATGACCAAGACGGTCATGGCCATGCTGATCGGCCAGCGGATGGGGGAGGGCGGGCTTGATCTCGACAAGGACCATCTGTTGCCGCAATGGACCGACGGGCGTGCGGCAATCACCCTGCGCCAATTGATGGGCATGGAAAGCGGCCTGCGGTTCAATGAGGATTATG
This region of Agrobacterium vitis genomic DNA includes:
- a CDS encoding serine hydrolase domain-containing protein, whose translation is MRLLIRFVQGLLLAVLVVIVGAATWLWLAPPELLRVGTGYAAKIVCSNVFIAKRDPMDVLSEDVQAPGHPLLRFLRLDVDRDAGMVTAYMFGAFAPSTAIARPGLGCANVPDGKIDAARKVHLPQPLAASSAPNPNPAPWPEGTGAPHTDPVLAGILADPALTGPSMRATLVIRDGELLGEAYGPGFGPDTPLIGWSMTKTVMAMLIGQRMGEGGLDLDKDHLLPQWTDGRAAITLRQLMGMESGLRFNEDYGDVSDATRMLFLEPDQAAFVASQPLDATPGTLFHYSTGTSVLLARLLMNSLPPEQALSYPQTSLFKPLGMTSAVLEADETGTLAGGSYLYANARDWAKLAQCLLQDGVWQGRRLLPEGYVKTMGTPTKASGGTYGQGQIWRSGPGREPDSTFGINEETLWFQGHDGQTIAIVPSRKLIVLRMGLTPAWDNYRPQKLLKAVLDAMP
- a CDS encoding BtaA family protein, producing MTELVPDAGFRKNQKLKSALLQHNALSRKGLSERLFGLLFSGLVYPQIWEDPDVDMQAMQLAAGHRVVTIGSGGCNMLAYLSREPDSIDVVDLNPHHIALNKLKLAAFRHLPDHTAVVRLLGTDNARSNASMVEQYVAPHLDATTRRYWSRRTLTGRRRIRVFNGNFYRTGLLGRFITATHLLARLHGVKLEEITQCRTPREQRQFFETRIAPLFEKPVIRWLTNRKSSLFGLGIPPQQYDELASVSETGTIAPVLKGRLEKLACHFSLRDNYFAWQAFARRYPKSHEGALPDYLRADYYRTIRTSVDRVNVHHASYTELLSTKPAGSVDRFILLDAQDWMTDEQLNDLWTEITRTASKDARVIFRTAAEKSVIEGRISPALAEQWSYLKDLSVHFNALDRSAIYGGFHIYEKTA